The segment GCTGGATGCTCTGGCCGCCGCCGTCCTCACCGCGGTCGGCGATCCGCCGCCGCACGGAGGAGTTGGCACCGGGCCGGCCGGAGTCGATGCGGGCCAGCGCGTACCGGCTGATCTCGCGCATCGCGCGCCCCATCAGCATGCGCTCGCGCAGCGACGGGTCGAAGGGGAGCAGCGCCTCGATGAACCGGTCACTGTAGACGAGCGAGACCGGGATCGGCTCGGGTGCGAAGAACGCGCAGATCTCCAGGAGCTTGGCCGCGGCCGGGCTGCGCTGGCGGAGGCTGTCGAGCGACACCAGCCAGGGCTGCGCGGAGCTGGCCTTGTAGTCGGGGGCAGCTCCTCTTCGAGCATCCGCAGCGGCTGCGTCTCCAGCAGCTCCAGGTAGTGCGAGACCGACATCGCGGTGGCGGCCAGCCACGCGCCGGCCTGCTCGATGGCGAGCGGGAGGTCGCCAAGGCGTTCGGCGACGAGGTCCGCGTCGGCGTCGGCAAGGTGCGGGATCCGCCGGTGCAGGAAGGCGACGCTCTCCTCGCGGGCGAACACGCCGACCTCGACGACGTGCGCCTCCCGGGCCCACGCCTGGTCGCGCGTGGTGATGAGGACGTGGCCGGGGCCCTGCGGGATGTACTCGCGGAGCTGGGCCGGGTCGTCGGCGTTGTCGAAGACGAGCAGCCATCGGCGGTGCGGGCGGCCCTGGCGCAGCGCCTCCAGCCCGGCGCGCACCCGCTCGGTGACGCTGTCGCCGGTGGGGACGCCGAGCTGCTCGGCGAGGGCGGCAAGCGACGAGCGGACGACGCTGGTCTGCTGTGCGGAGACCCACCACACCACGTCGTAGTCGGCGCGGAAGCGGTGCGCGTACTCCAAAGCGATCTGGGTCTTGCCCACGCCGCCGAGGCCGTGCAGCGCCTGCGGCACAACGGCGGCACCGGTGGCGGAGAGGCGGTTGCGCAGCGCTTCGAGTGTGCGGCGCCGCCCGGTGAACGTGCCGTTGCGCTGCGGGACGCTCCACAGTGGTGGCTCGAGCGCGGGGAAGCGCCGGCGCGGCGTGCCGTTGTCGTCCTGCACGGAGGCCGCCGGGCGCGGGTACACGGGCTGGTCGAGCGCCTCCAACAGCGCCTCGACGGCCCGCTGCTCGGTGAGGCCGGCGAGGTCGACCGGGATCCTGTCGTGGAAGGGCGGACCGACGCGCACGTTGTCGAGCCGCACCGGCACGAGGAACGGCGCGCCGCTCACCGGGTCGCGGCTGGCCAGCAGCTTCCACAGCTCGGCCGCGTTGGGCGACTGGACGTAGTCCTGGGACAGCAGCACGATCGCGCGGGTCGCGTCGGCCAGCAGCGCGGGCACGTCGCCGCCGGTGTCGGAGTCGGCCGGGAAGTCGACCTCGCGCATCGCGACCCGCAGGCCGGCGTCGTCGAGCTCGCCGCTGATCCACTCCGCCCACATCCGGTCGACCGCCGCGTAGCTGATGAACACGTCGGAGGTACCGGCCGTGCGGCGCCGCTCGAACGCCGCGAGCCACCGCCGGCGCACCCGCTCGTCGAGCGGGACCATCTGCTCGACGTCGCCGTCGGTGACCACCTTCGCCAGCCGCTCGTACGCCGCGAGCAGCGAGTTTTCCTGGCGGGACCGGTCGCCGAAGGCTGACAGGATCTCCTCGTACGCGTAGAACGGCTTGTACGGGATCTCGACGTCGCCCCAGTACTGCTCGACCTCCTCGGGGAGCGGCGGCTGAGGAACGGCGCGAAGCTCTGCCGGGCGTAGTCGCGGCCGGCTTCCAGCTTGACCTGCTCGGCGTCCTCGACCCGCATCGGTACCGGCAGCAGCCGCACCGGGCGGTCGGTGCGCTGCCGCGCGATCGACTTCGCCACGGAGAGGGCGCCGTCGATGCTCTGCGCGTTCATCGTGAAGCAGTCGACGACCACGTCGGGCAGGCGCACCGTGCAGATGCCGCCGCCGTCACTCACGCCGGTGCGGCTGTCGATGAGCGCGTAGTCGTAGTTTTCCCGCATGTTGCGCCGGAGGGCGTCGAGGAACGTGTTGCCCGCCATCCGCTCGTAGAACGCCGACCAGTCGAACGTGCTGACCACCCGCGTGTACGACGAGTCCTGCTGCCCGGCCGGGAGGAAGTCGAGAAAACCCTTGTCCGGGAACTGCCAGTCGAGCGAGACCGCGTAGCGCAGGACGTCGGCGTGCGAGGCGAGCCACTCGGTGGTCTCCGAGTCGTGGATCGGCTGCATCATCGCGGTCGCGTAGTCGCGGATCATGTCGATCACGCCGGGCGAGGTGCGCAGCTGCTTGTCCAGGAGGAACGGGTGGTAGTACTTGTGCAGGCCGGGAGACTCCAGGTCCCAGTCGACGGCGAGCACGCGCTTGCCCTGGCTGGCCAGGATCCACGCCAGGTTGGCCAGTGCCATGGTGCGGCCGGTACCACCCTTGTACGAGTAGAACGTGACGATGGTGCCGCCGCCGCTCTCCGTCACGGTCGTGCCTCCCCTGTAGACAAAGCGCTCATGGCGCGTCGAGCATGGGGCGGTCGGAGCTGACCTCCCCGTCCGGCCGCCGGTGGACGTGCCCACTGACGAACATGCGGTTGACCGCCACCTGCAGCACGGCCGGCAGATCCTGCTCGAACGCCTGGTAGGTGGGGATGTTGGACCGGTAGAGCTCGTCGTCGTCCGCCGTACCGCGGAAGATCCGCCGGCACTCCTCGGAAAGCCGGCGCCAGTGCTGCACGGTCTCGCGGTCGTCGAGGCTGCGCGGGATCAGCACCGCGGTCGTCGGCTCGCGCTCGCGGATCTCCCGCGCGTTGTACGCCGTCAGCACGCGGCTCGCCTCTTCGAGCTCGGTCGCCCACACGTCGACGAGCAGCACGACGATCTGGTTGTGGCGGCTGGCGAGCTCGGCCCGCTCGGCCAGCTCCTCCAGGTCGGCCACGCGGGATGCGAAGCGCTGGCTCTCGGCGATGGCCGACGCGTACTCGGCGAGCGGGCTGGGACGCACCGGGTGGTAGGGCGCCCAGTCCCGCGGGCGGTCGCCGTACACCGCGCGGTCGGAGCGGACGGAGAGGGCTTTGCTCCGGGTCAGCGCCG is part of the Phytohabitans houttuyneae genome and harbors:
- the fsxC gene encoding FxsC protein, translated to MPFVHRVAVPRYFLSRPCGQEWQIFADRVARYEEEMGLDPSVLKPLLWVPLPPGKMHPVAARIQFSSDLLGDTCVRQLMRLQRHQDAYREFVFELAGQIVESAETHPIPEGHSYPDLESAPSIFHTPQPAVESLNGSERDADSDALTVHFVVAALTRSKALSVRSDRAVYGDRPRDWAPYHPVRPSPLAEYASAIAESQRFASRVADLEELAERAELASRHNQIVVLLVDVWATELEEASRVLTAYNAREIREREPTTAVLIPRSLDDRETVQHWRRLSEECRRIFRGTADDDELYRSNIPTYQAFEQDLPAVLQVAVNRMFVSGHVHRRPDGEVSSDRPMLDAP